Proteins encoded in a region of the Triticum dicoccoides isolate Atlit2015 ecotype Zavitan chromosome 3A, WEW_v2.0, whole genome shotgun sequence genome:
- the LOC119269202 gene encoding uncharacterized protein LOC119269202 yields MGWLRSLVSPLRKLWCNINTVPRKKRGIYILYDDVKSCQCEDVHVLWSILVESHGLPPPTPPVLRLTR; encoded by the exons ATGGGGTGGCTCCGCTCCCTCGTCTCCCCGCTCAGGAAGCTCTGGTGCAACATCAACACCGTGCCGAGGAAGA AGAGAGGGATCTACATCCTGTACGACGACGTCAAGTCGTGCCAGTGCGAGGACGTGCACGTGCTCTGGTCCATCCTCGTCGAGTCccacggcctcccgccgcccacaccGCCGGTGCTCCGGCTCACGCGGTGA